The Acidobacteriota bacterium genome contains a region encoding:
- a CDS encoding class I SAM-dependent methyltransferase, with protein MEKLENQDNIWRYFQGEGKGSFDGSCARHDFLVCQVGRWVRPPAAILNIGAGNGYLETALQRRGFDSHSLDPDDETVARLAAAGIHAQTGRIEAIPFESATFAAIVATEVFEHLNAEQWRAGLQEIWRVLQPGGVLLGTVPYCEPLTDSLVVCPGCGARFHRWGHQQTFSEANFHEGMRSTGRAWQRQHLEPHFFWAWGQQNWKGKIAALAKSATNLVGAHGKNENLVFVYQKP; from the coding sequence ATGGAGAAGCTCGAAAACCAGGACAACATATGGCGGTACTTCCAGGGCGAGGGGAAGGGTTCGTTCGACGGGTCGTGCGCGAGACACGATTTTCTCGTATGCCAGGTTGGGCGCTGGGTTCGGCCGCCGGCCGCCATTCTTAACATCGGAGCGGGGAATGGCTATCTCGAGACCGCGCTCCAACGCCGCGGGTTTGACAGCCACTCATTAGATCCCGACGACGAAACCGTAGCCCGACTGGCGGCGGCGGGCATCCACGCGCAGACGGGGAGGATTGAGGCCATTCCTTTTGAAAGCGCAACCTTTGCGGCCATTGTAGCCACGGAAGTTTTCGAGCATCTGAACGCGGAGCAGTGGCGGGCCGGCTTGCAGGAAATTTGGCGGGTCCTCCAGCCCGGCGGTGTCTTGCTGGGAACCGTGCCGTATTGTGAGCCGTTGACCGACAGCCTTGTGGTCTGTCCCGGCTGCGGGGCGCGTTTTCATCGCTGGGGCCACCAACAGACTTTTAGTGAAGCGAATTTCCATGAGGGCATGCGGTCGACTGGCCGGGCTTGGCAGCGCCAGCATTTAGAACCGCATTTTTTTTGGGCATGGGGACAACAGAATTGGAAGGGAAAAATCGCGGCGCTGGCAAAATCGGCCACCAACCTTGTCGGCGCCCACGGCAAAAACGAGAATCTGGTTTTTGTGTACCAAAAGCCGTAG
- the rfaD gene encoding ADP-glyceromanno-heptose 6-epimerase: MDWVIITGAAGFLGSALASELTANGWRVGAVDVLGEDARWRNLADVAIADYWDRDEFLRVLANGQLATWPRAIVHLGACSSTVEKDAGFLMRNNFAYTRELARWCLEHGVRFIYASSAATYGDGAHGYSDALHHLAQLRPRNAYAFSKHAFDLWAWQHGAFAGPGAITGLKYFNVYGPNEFHKGEMRSMVLKAYEQIRVAGSVKLFKSYQPGIGDGEQTRDFLYVQDASRITAWFVEHAAAAGIFNVGSGVARSWNDLARAVFAALGREPQLDYIEMPESLRGAYQYYTCADLTRLRAAGCALVVHSLEEGVAKYVEDLRARGSDG, translated from the coding sequence ATGGATTGGGTGATAATCACCGGCGCGGCTGGATTTCTGGGTAGCGCTCTGGCCAGCGAACTGACGGCCAACGGCTGGCGAGTTGGCGCGGTGGATGTGCTGGGCGAGGACGCGCGCTGGCGCAATCTCGCCGACGTGGCGATTGCCGATTACTGGGATCGGGATGAATTCCTGCGCGTTCTGGCCAACGGCCAGCTTGCAACCTGGCCGCGCGCCATCGTCCACCTCGGGGCGTGCAGTTCCACGGTAGAAAAGGATGCTGGGTTCCTGATGCGCAATAATTTCGCCTACACCCGCGAGCTCGCGCGGTGGTGCCTGGAGCACGGGGTGCGTTTCATCTACGCTTCCAGTGCCGCAACCTACGGCGACGGCGCGCACGGGTACAGTGATGCCCTCCACCATCTCGCCCAGTTGCGGCCACGCAACGCCTACGCGTTTTCCAAACATGCATTTGATTTATGGGCATGGCAGCACGGCGCATTCGCAGGACCGGGGGCGATCACGGGCCTAAAGTATTTCAACGTATACGGGCCTAACGAATTTCACAAGGGCGAGATGCGCAGCATGGTGCTCAAAGCTTACGAGCAGATACGGGTGGCGGGCTCCGTGAAGTTGTTCAAATCCTACCAACCGGGAATCGGAGACGGCGAGCAGACGCGCGATTTTCTCTATGTGCAGGATGCGTCCCGCATCACTGCCTGGTTCGTGGAGCACGCGGCGGCAGCCGGCATCTTTAACGTGGGCAGCGGCGTCGCGCGGAGCTGGAACGATCTCGCGCGGGCAGTATTTGCAGCTCTGGGGCGCGAACCGCAACTCGATTACATCGAAATGCCGGAGAGCCTACGCGGCGCCTATCAGTACTACACCTGCGCCGATCTCACCCGGTTGCGCGCCGCCGGCTGCGCTCTCGTTGTGCACAGCCTGGAGGAAGGCGTGGCCAAATACGTCGAGGACCTGCGGGCCAGGGGCAGCGATGGCTAG